One stretch of Variovorax sp. TBS-050B DNA includes these proteins:
- the ccoP gene encoding cytochrome-c oxidase, cbb3-type subunit III, whose translation MSDFISDFWSNYIAAVTVLSILGCMLLLWLTARKRVPSDADNTTGHVWDEDLREANNPLPMWWVGLFVLTIVFSVGYLVVFPGLGSFDGQADWSAKSEYEAELAKAARALEPVYAGYADMAPEDIAREPRAMAIGERLFMNNCSQCHGSDARGSKGFPNLTDKDWLHGGTPEKIVESITKGRVGVMPPMAAAVGSQDDVKNLANYVLSLSGAPHDSLRAGLGKSKFTACAACHGIGGVGNQAVGAPSLADKVWLHGYGEAAIVQIVNQGKHSEMPAQEGRLTEAQIKLLASYVWGLSNAPVAGP comes from the coding sequence ATGAGCGATTTCATCAGCGACTTCTGGTCGAACTACATTGCCGCGGTCACGGTGCTGAGCATCCTGGGCTGCATGCTGCTGCTGTGGCTCACGGCGCGCAAGCGCGTGCCGTCGGACGCGGACAACACCACCGGCCACGTCTGGGACGAGGACCTGCGCGAAGCCAACAACCCGCTGCCGATGTGGTGGGTGGGGCTGTTCGTGCTGACCATCGTCTTCTCGGTCGGCTACCTGGTGGTGTTCCCGGGCCTCGGGAGCTTCGACGGCCAGGCCGACTGGAGCGCGAAATCCGAGTACGAGGCCGAGCTGGCCAAGGCCGCGCGCGCGCTCGAGCCCGTGTATGCGGGCTACGCCGACATGGCGCCGGAAGACATCGCCCGCGAGCCCAGGGCCATGGCCATCGGCGAGCGGCTCTTCATGAACAACTGCTCGCAGTGCCACGGCTCCGATGCGCGCGGCAGCAAGGGCTTTCCGAACCTCACCGACAAGGACTGGCTGCACGGCGGCACCCCCGAGAAGATCGTCGAGTCGATCACCAAGGGCCGCGTCGGCGTGATGCCGCCGATGGCCGCCGCGGTGGGTTCGCAGGACGACGTGAAGAACCTCGCGAACTACGTGCTGAGCCTTTCGGGCGCGCCGCACGATTCGCTGCGCGCGGGCCTGGGCAAGTCCAAGTTCACCGCCTGCGCTGCATGCCACGGCATCGGCGGCGTGGGCAACCAGGCGGTGGGGGCGCCCAGCCTCGCCGACAAGGTCTGGCTGCACGGCTACGGCGAGGCGGCCATCGTGCAGATCGTCAACCAGGGCAAGCACAGCGAGATGCCGGCGCAGGAAGGGCGGCTCACCGAGGCGCAGATCAAGCTGCTCGCGTCCTACGTGTGGGGCCTGTCGAACGCGCCCGTGGCCGGGCCCTGA
- a CDS encoding cbb3-type cytochrome c oxidase subunit 3 — MDLTTLRIAATLACFALFLGIVGWACARRNAARFEEAARLPLEQD; from the coding sequence ATCGACCTCACCACCCTGCGCATCGCCGCGACGCTCGCCTGCTTCGCGCTCTTCCTCGGCATCGTCGGCTGGGCCTGTGCCCGGCGCAACGCCGCGCGCTTCGAGGAAGCCGCCCGCCTGCCGCTCGAGCAGGACTAG